The genome window ATAATCCCCCGGATGCCGTCTTCCTCCCTCGCCCTCCTCGGCCCCGGCCCCCCCGACCGGGGAGGGATCGCGCAGCAGACGATGCTGCTGGCCGACGCGCTCGGGCCGAGGCTCGCCGGGTACTTCACGTACTCGCGGGGATACCCGCGGCTGATCAATCCGCGGAGGTTCGACGTCGCGCCGGAGCTCGCGGAGGCCGCGAAGAGAGTCACGCCGGCGCTCGACTGGGCGAGGCCGTGGTCGTGGAGGCAGACCGCCCGGAGGATCGTCGGAACGGGAGCTTCGGCGGTCATCGCGCCGTGGTGGACCGCGTTCTGGGGGCCGTCGCTTCGGGGCGTCTTTCGAGCCACGCGGCGGGAGAACCCCCGGTTCCGTAACGTCCTCCTCTGCCATCACGTTTTCGACCACGAGAGCGCCGCGTGGAAGAAATGGCTGACCTGGCGGGCGTTCGCGGCGGCGGACGCCGTGATCGCGCAGTCCGATGCCGACTGCGACACGATCGCCGCGCGATTTCCGCGAATGCCGATCCGCGTCCTGCCGCACCCGGTGGAGGACCGGCCGCTCGCTGACCGCGAGGCGTCGCGGAAGAAGCTCGGGATCGCGCCTGATCGACCGCTCGTCCTCTTTCTCGGCCTCGTCCGACCGTACAAGGGTCTCGACGTGCTCTTCGACGCGGCGCCGCGGATCGTCGAAAAGACCGGCGCCGAGATCTCCGTCGTCGGGGAGGTTTTCCCGGATTCGCGGGACGACATGGCCCGGCTCATGCGCCGCCCGATCGCTTCCAGGATCCGGGTCGTCGATCGGTACGTGACCGAGGCCGAGATGGACGAGTGGCTGGCGGCATGCGACGTGGTCGTCTGCCCGTACCGGAAGAATTCCGGGTCGGGGATTGCCGCCCGCGCGATCGCCGCTCGCCGGCCCGTCGTGGCCTCGGACCAGTCGGGCTTCCGGCCGTTCGTGATGCCGGAAACCGGAGCTCTCGTCCCCGAAGACGACCCGTTTCGGCTTGCGGAGGAGACGATTCGAGTGCTCGGGAACGGCGTTTCCAGTTATGCAACACGCCTGGCCGAAGTGGCCGCCGCTCATTCGTGGCCGGGCTACGCCGACGAAGTCGGGCGGTTCGTCGCGAACAACACAAATGTCTGACGAGCAAAAGGATCATTGACGCGGGCGGTCGATTCGTGTCGAATATTCGGGACACCAAACCGGTTAGCACTCTGACAGGAGGCACGATGAAAAGGACGGCGATTCTTCTGGCGCTCGCGCTGACGTCATCGGCGGCGTTCGCGGGCGGGCTCTCGAAACAATACAAGAACTGGGATCGGACCCCCGAGTCCTACTTCCTGACCAACGCCGAGCGCTCGCAATGGAAAAAGGTTCGGACCGACGCCGACGCCGAGAAGTTCATCCAGGAGTACAAGGAGAAGCGCGGCCCGGAGTTCGAGAAGATGCTGGGCGAGCGCGTCGCGGTCGCCGACAAGTACTTCAGCTCGGGCTCGACGAAGGGCTCGGAAACGCTCCGCGGCAAGGTCATCATCGTCTTCGGTCCTCCGTCGGCGATCGAGCAGGGCAACGGAGGAAGCCGCGGACCCGGCGTCGATCCAAACTCGCAGGGGCTCGGGGGCGGCGACAAAGGAGGAGGTGGCCTGACGATGTCGAGCGGCGGAGCGAGCCCCATCGGATCGGCGCCGGCGGCACCGACGAACGTTCGCGTTCCGACGATGACGTTCCGCTACGACGCCGAGCACGCGCCGAAGGCGATCGGGAAGCCGTTCATCGCGGAAGTCAACATGATCTCCCCGGCGTACCAGGAGCCGACGGACGCCTTCGAACTCAACGCGAAGTTCGAAGCCGTTGCCGAGGCTTCGACGCATCCCGAGCCCGCGCCGGCCCCGAAGGAGGCGCCTCCGCAGCCCGCGAGCCAGAACTGAGCCGAATTCGGAAACGCACCGGGCAGCGCCGGGAGAAATCGGGTATTCTCCGGGCCCGATGTTTTTGGCCCACCTTTCCGGCCGGGTAACACCGGATTCTCTGGAGCGCGCTCTCTCGGCGGACTTCGTGGCGGCGGATCGCGGAGCGGTCCTCGTGCTGCGCGAGGGTCGCCGCGTCGTGTCCCCGGCGCTCGCCCGCTCGCGCGGCGTGCTGCATTTCGCCTATCGCGTCGCTCTCGCTCCGGAGATCCCGGCGGCCACGGCCTTCGAGGAGGGATGGATCGACGCGATCGGAACGGAAGAGGACCTGGCCCGCTGGGAACGCGACGCGGCCTTCTCCCGCCCCGCGCAGGGCGCCGCGTCTTCTCTCCTCTCCTTTCCTTCGCGCGAGGGGGCGCTCGCCCTGGAGCGGGCGCGCTTCGCCCTGATCCAGGCGTCGGACGACAAGCGCGTCCGGATCGACGCGTTCTTCGCGTCCCGCCGCCGCCGGAGCGCGCGGCCGTGAATTTCGAGCTCTCCGAGGAGCAGAAGATGGTCCGGGACGCCGTGCGAGATTTCGCGCGCGAAGTCGTGGCGCCGCGGGCGGCCGACATCGACCAGACGGGCGAGTTCCCGATCAACGAGTTCCGGC of Thermoanaerobaculia bacterium contains these proteins:
- a CDS encoding glycosyltransferase, encoding IIPRMPSSSLALLGPGPPDRGGIAQQTMLLADALGPRLAGYFTYSRGYPRLINPRRFDVAPELAEAAKRVTPALDWARPWSWRQTARRIVGTGASAVIAPWWTAFWGPSLRGVFRATRRENPRFRNVLLCHHVFDHESAAWKKWLTWRAFAAADAVIAQSDADCDTIAARFPRMPIRVLPHPVEDRPLADREASRKKLGIAPDRPLVLFLGLVRPYKGLDVLFDAAPRIVEKTGAEISVVGEVFPDSRDDMARLMRRPIASRIRVVDRYVTEAEMDEWLAACDVVVCPYRKNSGSGIAARAIAARRPVVASDQSGFRPFVMPETGALVPEDDPFRLAEETIRVLGNGVSSYATRLAEVAAAHSWPGYADEVGRFVANNTNV
- a CDS encoding GWxTD domain-containing protein translates to MKRTAILLALALTSSAAFAGGLSKQYKNWDRTPESYFLTNAERSQWKKVRTDADAEKFIQEYKEKRGPEFEKMLGERVAVADKYFSSGSTKGSETLRGKVIIVFGPPSAIEQGNGGSRGPGVDPNSQGLGGGDKGGGGLTMSSGGASPIGSAPAAPTNVRVPTMTFRYDAEHAPKAIGKPFIAEVNMISPAYQEPTDAFELNAKFEAVAEASTHPEPAPAPKEAPPQPASQN